From the Pirellulales bacterium genome, one window contains:
- a CDS encoding DUF2007 domain-containing protein, with protein sequence MPQPLVEVARYASPVEAALVRGLLEEQGFVVRTHGEVAAGTLWHMGPGVAGVRLLVTADVAEEARELIEQHASRPTEEADERDGGPDDELDDDFSEDWDDDDLDEDEVVADPLPDELIRAWRAAVIGIGLLPPLLSLYSLWLLFKNDFFSEQSRNWRMPAALAINVLVISAVVWFGLYVDWRFLQF encoded by the coding sequence ATGCCCCAACCGCTTGTCGAGGTCGCCCGCTATGCTTCGCCCGTCGAAGCGGCGCTGGTGCGCGGACTCCTGGAAGAGCAGGGCTTTGTCGTTCGCACTCACGGCGAAGTCGCGGCCGGGACGCTGTGGCACATGGGGCCGGGAGTCGCGGGAGTGCGCCTTCTTGTCACGGCCGACGTCGCCGAGGAAGCCCGCGAACTGATTGAACAGCACGCATCGCGGCCAACCGAGGAAGCCGACGAGCGAGACGGCGGCCCCGACGATGAACTCGACGACGATTTCTCTGAAGACTGGGACGACGACGACCTCGACGAGGACGAAGTCGTTGCGGACCCGCTGCCCGACGAGTTGATCCGCGCTTGGCGAGCTGCGGTCATCGGCATCGGGCTGCTGCCTCCGCTGCTGAGCCTCTACTCGCTGTGGCTCCTGTTCAAGAACGATTTCTTCTCCGAACAGAGTCGCAATTGGCGCATGCCGGCGGCGCTGGCGATCAACGTTCTGGTGATCTCCGCAGTCGTGTGGTTCGGGCTGTACGTCGATTGGCGGTTCTTGCAGTTCTGA
- a CDS encoding esterase-like activity of phytase family protein, translating into MQKHFVAGIAVLACCIWSSPRVHAARWSIAYRGTFTLDNNGFNASELSGIAFRGRVGGLESTPCTSCGFVAVQDSSASVLAMNLSFHANGSIASAVVVGQTTLTANLDYEGIAVTGLFEQYGGVASAVNRVLVSDEATPGIREVRLDTGAVVATVPIPAVYAHVRNNRGFEALTTWNRSSDGFRMAVANEEALTIDGPAAGLAGGTVVRIQTYDVVGNPTFNLSYQPRQQWAYVVDPIHGGASTSSQTQSGLVEMAAMPDRTLLALERSAALTVPVLQNRLYEIDPTGATDVGGAAFEAGLVGQSYAPVGKELLWSGTIGGVFGENLEGLTLGPQLANGNWTLVGVVDNGGSGATTLVSFEATPIVSADFDVSGAVDGSDFLLWQRDYRAIPPWLADQRPGDANRDGQVDSADLAVWHSGFGAAASVMSRPVPEPGAAVLAILGTALVATTLESSVGFVMRRACETRAK; encoded by the coding sequence ATGCAGAAGCATTTCGTCGCCGGAATCGCCGTCTTGGCCTGTTGCATTTGGTCGTCGCCTCGCGTTCATGCCGCCCGGTGGTCGATCGCCTATCGCGGCACGTTCACGCTCGACAACAACGGTTTCAACGCCAGCGAGTTGAGCGGCATCGCCTTTCGCGGCCGGGTCGGCGGGCTGGAGTCGACCCCCTGCACGTCGTGCGGGTTCGTCGCCGTGCAGGATTCCAGCGCGAGCGTGCTGGCGATGAACTTGTCGTTCCACGCCAACGGGTCGATCGCATCGGCCGTCGTCGTCGGGCAGACGACGCTCACGGCCAATCTTGACTACGAGGGAATCGCCGTCACCGGGCTGTTCGAGCAATACGGCGGCGTCGCCTCGGCCGTCAATCGCGTGCTCGTCAGCGACGAAGCGACCCCCGGGATTCGCGAAGTGCGGCTCGACACCGGCGCGGTCGTCGCGACTGTGCCGATCCCCGCGGTCTATGCCCACGTTCGCAACAATCGCGGGTTCGAGGCGCTGACGACCTGGAACCGCTCGAGCGACGGTTTCCGCATGGCCGTGGCGAACGAGGAGGCGCTGACGATCGACGGCCCCGCGGCCGGACTTGCCGGCGGGACCGTCGTTCGGATTCAGACGTACGACGTGGTAGGCAACCCGACCTTCAATCTCAGCTACCAACCGCGGCAGCAGTGGGCCTACGTCGTCGACCCGATCCACGGCGGCGCATCCACCAGCAGTCAGACGCAAAGCGGACTCGTCGAGATGGCGGCGATGCCGGATCGTACGCTGCTCGCCTTGGAACGCTCGGCGGCGCTGACCGTGCCGGTGCTGCAGAATCGGCTCTACGAAATCGACCCGACCGGCGCCACCGACGTCGGCGGCGCGGCGTTTGAGGCCGGGCTCGTCGGCCAAAGCTACGCCCCGGTCGGCAAGGAATTGCTCTGGAGCGGGACGATTGGCGGGGTATTCGGCGAGAACCTCGAAGGGCTGACCCTGGGGCCGCAACTCGCCAACGGCAATTGGACGCTGGTCGGCGTGGTCGACAACGGCGGCAGCGGAGCGACGACTCTCGTTTCGTTCGAGGCGACGCCGATCGTCTCGGCCGACTTCGACGTCAGCGGCGCGGTCGACGGGAGCGATTTTCTTCTCTGGCAGCGCGACTATCGGGCAATTCCCCCGTGGCTTGCCGATCAGCGCCCCGGCGACGCAAACCGCGACGGCCAAGTCGACTCGGCCGACTTGGCCGTGTGGCATAGCGGCTTCGGCGCGGCTGCCAGCGTCATGAGCCGGCCCGTCCCCGAGCCGGGCGCCGCAGTGCTCGCGATTTTGGGAACGGCGCTCGTTGCGACGACATTGGAGAGTTCGGTCGGCTTCGTCATGCGGCGCGCGTGCGAGACGCGGGCGAAGTGA
- a CDS encoding phospholipase, with product MSDRICLWAAAVTAVAMMTQLDPAFAQAPQASPELVAAAEARTFADGVGGTLPYRLLRPLEVTVGVEYPLLVFLHGMGERGDDNVRQLIWLEPLADEGLRARHPAFVVVPQCPLDTEPGPPRSMWTQRLDLNQPPQAAPEPAPAMKMVMGIMDAAIEELPIDARRIYVAGLSMGGYGTWDLAWRRHEQLAAIVPICGGGDVDKAKLIADLPTWVVHGGADPVVPAANSRRMVAALEQAGGRPIYTELEGVGHDSWSPAMENRLLWDWLFAQRRK from the coding sequence ATGTCTGACCGCATTTGTCTGTGGGCGGCCGCTGTAACGGCCGTTGCGATGATGACCCAGCTCGATCCCGCGTTTGCTCAGGCTCCCCAAGCGTCGCCGGAACTCGTCGCGGCCGCCGAAGCCCGCACGTTTGCCGACGGCGTCGGGGGGACGCTTCCCTATCGACTGTTGCGTCCGCTCGAGGTGACGGTGGGGGTCGAGTATCCCCTGTTGGTGTTTCTGCATGGAATGGGCGAGCGAGGGGACGACAACGTCCGGCAGCTCATTTGGCTGGAACCGCTGGCCGACGAGGGTCTTCGTGCTCGGCATCCGGCGTTCGTGGTCGTGCCGCAATGCCCGCTCGATACGGAGCCCGGTCCGCCCCGTTCGATGTGGACGCAGCGGCTGGATCTGAATCAGCCTCCTCAGGCCGCGCCCGAGCCGGCCCCCGCGATGAAGATGGTCATGGGGATCATGGACGCGGCGATCGAGGAACTGCCGATCGACGCTCGGCGGATCTACGTCGCCGGGCTGTCGATGGGGGGGTACGGCACGTGGGACCTTGCGTGGCGTCGCCACGAGCAACTTGCGGCGATCGTCCCCATCTGCGGCGGCGGCGACGTCGACAAGGCGAAGCTCATCGCCGACTTGCCGACTTGGGTCGTTCACGGCGGCGCCGACCCGGTGGTGCCGGCGGCCAATTCGCGTCGAATGGTCGCGGCGCTCGAGCAGGCCGGCGGCAGGCCGATCTACACCGAATTAGAAGGGGTCGGCCACGACAGTTGGTCGCCGGCGATGGAGAATCGCTTGCTGTGGGACTGGTTGTTCGCGCAGCGGCGCAAGTAG
- a CDS encoding RsmB/NOP family class I SAM-dependent RNA methyltransferase — protein MSDADLTQQLPAEFVERLQNIVPRERFEAVLRSFAVAKRPSGRVNALRADPRAVLAELRAAGIGLEPVAWLPEGATLPAEQKPLLTASPAVLQGRFYVQGLASMLAAPALAPQPGEEVLDLAAAPGGKTLHLAALMQGVGRLAAVESVRGRFFTLRENLARAGAEFVDTYCADGRTIGRKTPERFDRVLLDAPCSSEARFQCRDPTSWQYWGPRKIAENSRKQKALLRSALEAVKVGGVVLYCTCALAPEENELVVAHTLRRLAGAVELAPLAVPVDHVQPGLAAWHGKSFPAELARCVRVLPTGDCDAFFLAKLVKLRSFV, from the coding sequence ATGTCCGACGCTGATCTTACGCAGCAACTCCCCGCCGAGTTCGTCGAGCGGTTGCAGAACATCGTGCCGCGCGAGCGGTTCGAGGCCGTGCTGCGCAGCTTCGCCGTCGCCAAGCGTCCCAGCGGCCGCGTGAACGCGTTGCGCGCGGATCCGCGCGCCGTTCTGGCGGAACTGCGCGCCGCGGGAATCGGGCTTGAGCCGGTCGCTTGGTTGCCCGAGGGGGCGACCCTGCCGGCGGAGCAAAAGCCGCTCCTCACCGCCTCGCCGGCCGTCCTCCAGGGGCGGTTCTATGTCCAGGGGCTCGCCAGCATGCTGGCCGCCCCGGCGCTCGCGCCGCAGCCGGGCGAGGAGGTGCTCGACTTGGCCGCGGCGCCGGGGGGGAAGACGCTCCACCTCGCCGCGCTCATGCAGGGCGTCGGGCGGCTGGCTGCCGTCGAGTCGGTGCGGGGACGGTTCTTCACGCTCCGCGAGAATCTGGCGCGAGCCGGCGCCGAGTTCGTCGACACCTATTGCGCCGACGGCCGGACGATCGGCCGCAAGACTCCCGAACGTTTCGACCGCGTGCTGCTCGACGCCCCGTGCAGCAGCGAGGCCCGGTTCCAATGTCGCGACCCGACAAGCTGGCAGTATTGGGGCCCGCGCAAGATCGCGGAGAACTCGCGCAAGCAGAAGGCGTTGTTGCGTTCAGCCCTCGAAGCGGTCAAAGTAGGGGGCGTCGTGCTGTACTGCACCTGTGCGCTGGCGCCCGAGGAGAACGAACTGGTCGTCGCCCACACGCTGCGGCGGTTGGCCGGAGCGGTCGAGTTGGCGCCGCTTGCCGTACCGGTCGACCACGTGCAACCGGGGCTCGCCGCGTGGCATGGCAAGTCGTTCCCCGCGGAGTTGGCCCGCTGCGTCCGCGTGCTGCCGACCGGCGACTGCGATGCGTTTTTTCTCGCCAAGCTCGTCAAACTCCGTTCGTTTGTTTGA